The region aaaaaaattaaaacaCAAAAATATACTATATTGATATTTGAAAAAACCACAAATTTCATTCAAAACCGAATAATGAGAAAAAATGAAGTACCACGAGTACCGTACGAGTACCCGGTTCTGGTACTTCACCATTTTAAAAGTACCCATGCTTCAGAGGGGAATACAAGGGCGTGGGAGGATTCTCAAGGCGGTTGGTCTGTTTCACACGCGAAGTTGATGAATATCACACGTGCAATGGAGTTGGAAATCCAAGAGATTAAGTGTTGATGGAATGGGTCACATGATCACGGGCCTAAGGGATCTTAGTTGGGTTTGTCTTATTTCCCTAATCTGAATATAGGATCTGGGTCTAGTCAGTTGTACCACACTTGGAGCAGTGACTAGATCATGATCAAAGGATCCAAGGAGAGTCTAATGATAGAAGAGGAAATTGGTCAATCCTGACTATCTGTTCCTCGAGATCGCAAAATTTGTCGTCTCTCGCCTCAAGAGATTGCATGGCAGAGGTAGAAAAACCTATGTTTTAAGTGTGGCGGTGCCTACCACCCGTGCCACCTATGTTTTGATTGTAGCTGTGAGTGATGGTGACAGAGCTTGATGCACTTGATGAAGGAGAAGTTCAAGTCATAAATGTAGAGATAGAGGAGGAAGACAAAGAGGTAGTCGAGATCAAGGATGAGCTTGGCTCAGATTGATGACATGGTCCCAACGAGGACTAGAAACGTGCGTAAAATCAAATTGAGGGGGCAAGTGCAGGGAGTACCATTGTTGGTGCACAATGATCCTAAGCACAATTTTATATCAAATTAAGTTAGTTAGGTCAATGGGGTGGCCATTAGAAGAAACAACTCCTCTCAATCAAATTGGGAGATGAGTTTAAGGTGAGAGCCCAAGGGGTTTGGAGGAAGCTGGTGCTGGACATAGGAAATATGACGTCTACCAATGATGTCGGGTTGTTTGATCTGGATGGTATTGATATTGTCTTGGGAATGTCTTGGTTGGCTTCCATTGGAGGCATGTTGGTAGATTGGGCACATAACGAGTTGCATTTCTCATTTGACTCTAAATTGGTGGAACTGCGGGGTGAAGGCAGGGAACACAAAAATCAATTGGCACTGCAAATTATGTTAGAGACCCAAGTTGTGGTGTAAGGGGCTATTTATGTCAGCAAGAATAGCCGCATGACCTAGATGTTCCTACTCCACTGATTCAAGAGCTACGTGAGTATCCTAGGGTGTTCACTGAACCGCGTGGTTTACCTTAAGAGAAAACACGAGCATGCTATTTACCTTAAGGAAGGAGAAGGCCCAATCAATGTTCGCCTCTATAGGTACCCTCATCACCACAAGAAACAAAATAGAAAAACAAGCTGAGAGAATTGTTATAATCAGGGGTAATTCATCCTATCAAAGTTCTTTTTCAAGTCCCGTGGTATTGGGAAGAAAAAAATATGAAAGGAGGTTGATGTGTGTGGATTACCTTTCTTTGAATATGGTAATCATTCCGGATAAATTCCTTACTCTGGTAATTGATGAACTCTTAGATGAATTGCATGGGGCACACTACTTTTATTAGTTAGACCTCAAACCCGGGTACCAACAAGTGAGGGTGAAGAGTAAGGATGTGCATAAGGCAGCATCCGTACTCATGAAGGACATTACAGATACCTTAAGATGCCATTCGGTTTGACGAATGCACCCTCCACCTTTTAGTCTTTGATGGACGAAATTTTAAGGGCCCTCTTAAGAAGGTATGTGTTGGTGTTCTTTGTTGATATACTAGTGTATAGCCCAAGTTGGGAGGATCACCTCAAGCATGTAGCCATTTAGTATTAGATATTTTGCAGCAGAGCAAGGTCTCGTGGCAAATTAAAAGAAATTCACTTTTTCCATAATTAGTGTTGAGTACCTTGAGCATATCATTTTCAAAGAAGGGCTAGCAATGGATCCCGCCAAAGTAGTTAGTGTCTTACAATGACCTTTTCAAAGAAGGGCTAGCAAAGGATGTGCATAAGGCAGCATCCGTACTCATGAAGGACATTACAGATACCTCAAGATGCCATTCGGTTTGACGAATGCACCCTCCACCTTTTAGTCTTTGATGGACGAAATTTTAAGGGCCCTCTTAAGAAGGTATGTGTTGGTGTTCTTTGTTGATATACTAGTGTATAGCCCAAATTGGGAGGATCACCTCAAGCATGTAGCCATTTAGTATTAGATATTTTGCAGCAGAGCAAGGTCTCGTGGCAAATTAAAAGAAATTCACTTTTTCCATAATTAGTGTTGAGTACCTTGAGCATATCATTTTCAAAGAAGGGCTAGCAATGGATCCCGCCAAAGTAGTTAGTGTCTTACAATGACCTATTCCTACGAGTGTTAAAGGAGGCCAGGGGTTTCCTTGTCTCACCAAGTTCATTAAGGATTATAGGAAGATGGTTAGGCCTTTAACTGATTTGACCAAACAAGACAATTTCATGTGTGGAGATTGTGAAGAGTACCTTAACCCCAGTTTTGGGGCTCCCTGATTTTCATAAAGAACTCATTAGAGTGATGACTCCGGAAACGAGCTGGGATCAATTTTAATCCAGGCGGGAAGACCTATCACTTTTTTCAGCAAGGTGTTAGGAGAGGGAAACTTGAACAAATCAGCGTATGAGAAAGAGCTCATGGTTGTTGCTATTGCCATTCAGCATTGGTGCCCCTACCTATTAGGGATAAAATTTACCGTTTGCACCAATCAAAAGAATATTAAACAACCATGAATCAGCAAAACTAGGCAGCAAAGCTGCTGGGATACCAGTTTGACAGTCTTCAAACCTGAGTTAGAAAATAATGGCGCGAGGTGATTGAAGAGGTTCACAAAGACGCAGCACTGCAGGAAATTATTACTGCACTGGAGGGGGGCAAAGCAGCACCATCTGGTTTTTCTTATGTGACCGGTGTACTCTGGTATGACGGACTACTTGTGGTGTCTGCTAGTTCTCCATGGATTCCTATGCTCTTGAAAGAGTTTCGAGGGTATACTGCATCCCCTGCCTGTGCCAGAACAGATTTGGGAGAATCGATGGATGGATTTTATCACCAGTCTGCCCAAATCAAAAGGATTTGAAGTGATTTTTGTGGTAGTTGACAGGCTATCCAAACAGTCATTTATTCCACCCAAGTGTCTTTTTAATTCCCGCTTGCTTGCAGAAGTGTTTAATAAGGAGATGCGCGACTCCATGGAATCCCGTCCTCTATTGTGAGTGATCGTGACCCCTTTTTTGTGAGTAATTTCTGGTGTGAACATTTCAAATTGCAGGGTACTAGTTAAAAACAAGCACCGCATACCACCCACACAGACAGATGGACAGGCAAAAGTTATAAACCGTTGCTTAGAGATGTTTTGCGCTGCTGCATAGCTGACCAGCCACAAACCTGGCTGGGTGCTGTGGCTGCCCTGGGTGAATATTGGTACAATACTACATTCCATGCATCCACAGACTCCACTTCATCTGAATTGGTTGATGGAAGACAGCCCCCTGACTCTCACATGATAGTGGAGAGAGCAGGTGCGGTTGTGTATTGCTTCCAACTGCTTCCCACAACACAAATTCTCCCAGTCTTCCATGCCTCATTACTTAAGAAGGCTGTCGGAAATTACAGGATCGAAATTGAGATGCCTTAGAGCCTTGAGTGTGATTCTGCAGAACCATGGCAGCAGCAGTGCTTGCTGCTCGCACCATCACTAAGGGAGAGTCTAATGTTAAGCAGTGACTCATTTATTAGAAAGGCAGGACCGTTGAGAAAGCTACATGGGAGGAGTTTGTTATGCATACGCAGTTCCCTACCCTCAGACTTGACGACAAGTCTGTGTCTCAAGGGGGGAGTAATGATAGAACTAGATATGCGAACATTGGTGATGATGCCGTGTCAGCGAACATTGGTAATGATGCCGTGTCATGGTGTACCCAAGATATGGAGGGTATATGTTAGGAAAAATAGGAAGAGAGAGAATGTTATGATTCCTATTTCATTTGTTTTGTTGTTGTGTGTAAATCTGAGTACCTACCGTTTCCAATAATTGGTATTAAAAATTGCATAATTCTTCTTCGTTTGTAAGTTACTTTCAAATACATTACTAGTACATACTCTACATTCTTGCAGAATGTCCTTATGCAAATTCTTTACAGGGACTCCAGCTGATTGCACTTCCCTGGGAATTTCCAAAGCACTTTTTCCTACAGTAGCTGATCTGGTATGGCACCTCTACCCCTGCTGTTGAGGTTTTTAGTTTTGCATTCTAAGTAATTACATTGTTATATGGACTTTTTGTTTATTTTCCTTGCTCTATTTGCTTGTTTTTTTTAATCACAGAATGCCAgctattttatttatttaggTAGTCTTTGTAAACCTTTGATAACATCTTGTCCTGTATTTGCGCTACTTCTGGTTTCTTACCTTCACTAGTTTGTTGAGGTTTTCTTTTTTCTGAAAAATTCCTTACATAATATCTTTTTGACTAACACATGTGTCATGCATATTTACAGGTATTAAGTGGCATAAACATGGGTAACAACTGCGGTTATCACATGTAAGTAGTGTCTTTTTTTCCACATCTTTAATCATAATACTTTTCATATTTCAAACTGCAAATTATTCCTTTGCGCCTTAAAAGAAAATGTTCGTCAATAGACAGGAAAGGAGGATACAGGATTTTAAGCCGCCTTCTTTTACTAAAACACAACGGTTTTGTATTCATAAATGTACTGATTAGGTTTCCTTTCGTGCAGTATTTACTCGGGCACAGTTGCTGGAGCTCGAGAGGCGTTCTTCTATGATATACCTTCTATCTCCATTTCATATGACTGGTATTGTAGCAATACTTTTTTGGCTATACTGTTAGAATATCTTGAATATTTGTTTTGAATTGAACTTGTAAAGAGCTTTTATTAATATTTTGGTCATAAAAATGATATCATACCGTTCATCCATCGTCTAATACTGAAAATGATAATTACTATCCAATTTGACCATTTGGAGCCGCTATATGTAAATCCAGGGCTAAAGCAACAAGTAACCTACATGACTTCACCCTTGCAGCGCAAGCATGCATACCTGTCATAAGTGCTTTACTGGCTGATATAAAGAACCAAAGATACCCTCACAAGTGCTTTTTGAATATTGATATTCCAAGCAATGTTGCTAATCATAAGGTATGGTGGATTTTTTTTGATGTttaatttaataaatttaaaaCTAGCATACATAGCCTTGTTATGATGCAGACTTAGATTAATTTGTTGTTTTCCGCATCTTCCAAAAAGGGGTACAAATTGACTAAGCAGGGTAAAAGTATAATCAAAATGGGATGGAAGCAAATCGCCTCTGAGACGGAAGGACGAAAAATGTCTTCTGATATGACCACTGCAGACGTAGCAGCACGTTCAGATTTTAACACGTCTTCTATATCACCTGAAAGTCTTTTATTTGCTAGAGAAGTatgttcatttttcttccttGAAAATCTCCATATTCATTTAAATAAGATTATTTCCAATATCTTTTGACAAATTCTTCTTGTTTTAACTTTTAACCATCGTTTCACTGCATAGACTTTTTCTCAAGTATGATGTAGTATTCTATTTTATTTGTGTAGGTAAGAGGTGCTCAACATGATCATGATGATACCGATCACAAATGTTTGCAGGAAGGATATGTGAGTATATATAAATAAAAACTATTTGACAGTGAATACACAGCTTATTGCTAATGTTTTTTTGCTTTTTGTTTAGATTACTGTCACTCCTCTTGCTGCTATCTCTCAGGCCGAGGAAGATTGTCAAAACTATTTTAAGAATTGGCTACAAAATGTCTCGGAATCTCCCTCTTCATTGGCTCTATAATGCTGTAAGACATTTCATGTGTTCGCGATTCGTATGAAATCCTCAATTTCAAAATATTGCTAGTGCTACCTCTAAAGGCTGTAATATTTTTCATTCAAAATATTGCTAGTGCTACCTCAATTTCAATTTCAAAATATTGCTAGTGCTACCTCAATTTCAAAATATTGCTAGTGCTACACTCTGGCTAAGAATCACTTTTGCTTCATATTTTTCATTGTATACGAGATGTTAGCTCAGTGATGAAAAATTGACATCGCCAACTCAATGAACAAAGTTCAAATATCATCTAAGACGGTTATAAAATAGTTCAAATCTCATCTGAGACGGTTATAAAATAGTTCAAATCTCATGTTATGATTTATGAATGTTTATTTTCTTTAGATTATTCTAATTTTTTAAAAGTGATTTCTACTCAAACAAGTGCAAAGTAAGTTTATATTTCTAGTGATTTTGCTAAGGTATACATGTCAGTGTCATTGCTACATTATTGTTTGGTGGCACAAAAAGACTTTCTCTATGAAACTTGCGTCTTGCTATGTGATTTGAAATGAAATGCCTAATTCATCAATTTTCTGTAATCTAATAACTTGTGATTGACTAGGCTATAGCTTGAGCTTTCACAAGTCAACATCAACAAGGAAAATCCATGTAAGAAACCACCTTTTCAACAGCTTATAATAGACAGCTTAACAGGAAAAAGCCTTACCAAGAAAAACACTCAAGAAATGCTTCTGTGATTACCCTACCTTGATGATGTATACAAGTTTTAGATATGGCTGAAAATATGTGCAGAAATCAAAAGCATGAATAAGATTATAAATAAGAGCTTATAAGCTATAGTGGTCGCGTTAAAAACAAAATTTTAGAGTCATTATGTGTCGATGCTACAGAAGTtaaaagaaaaagagaaaaaaaaaactaTGGTACTATGGACATTATAAATATATTTATGTACATTATGAGATTCTTCTCAATCCTGTATAGTTTCCATGCATGGCCTTTATTTTTGGGATTGTAAAGAAGATGAATGTGATTCCACTAGTATTGACCAGAGGACATGCACGTCTTCATAGGGGCAAGATTTGACATCTTCATAGAGAATGTAAAGCCCTCTTCCTGAAAAATTTGTGTTAGTGGATGGAAAGAAAGGAAGAAATTCAGTGcagaaagaaaagaaaagaaactGTGGTATTGTTGGTTGATTTGATTGTTCAAGAAAAGAGAAGCTTTATGCAAAGTGCAGACAGAAATATTGTAAAAAAGAGGACAGAATTCCCAAGTACATGCAGGAGAGAATGTTATTAAACTTACTCTTCTTTTGAGTTGAATTCAACCTGAACCATAGCTTTTTGACAGGAGAGAAGAGGGATTGAAGCCACCCCATTTGGTGAAGTGTTGTGGCTCATGCACATGAAGAAATGTGAAGGTAAATAACAAGAGAGGTGAGAGAGATAAAGAGGAGAACAAACTCTAGAGTTTGCTTAGACAAAGGGTTAAGATTTTGTAAATGTCACTTTCATATTTTGTGACACATTAAGTATATTGATAAAATGGAACTGAGGTATTTTTTTTGAGTTAAAATATGTTGCTGGTACAGTGCCCTTTTCAAGCTTGTAGAAGAATTAAGCCATTCCACCAATAAGCTGTCTATCTCATGCTTTTGTTCACCACAAAATAGAAGCATCTCTTGGTACCTATTTACCTTTCTTACAGTCTTATATTTGAAGATACATTTCCATGTTTTTCACCATCATTTTAGCATAAAACTTAGTGGTAAAAGGCACACGTTGAGAAGGTTTCTTGTTGTGACTTTTAGGTAGTCCTCTTGCATTTCAAGCAAGTATATGCCTCTTTTTTTTAGCCTCTTTCACAAGCCTTTGTTTTGGTATAGGGTGCCTTATAAGAGTGAAAATTTCTGAATTGTCTTGTTGACTCAGATTTGCCACGTCACTCACATTAATTACTTAACTGAGAAAAAAGATTACTCAACTAAGTTTGTTAAAACTTGTGTTACAAAGCTTCTATAGTTTGCATATAGCCTTAAACTATAGTGGATTAGTGAAAGATGTTGTGCACCATGCATGATTTTATTTAGAGTTACTCAATCTTCtttttaatatgttaaaataaaataaaaatatatcTATAAGAAAGATCTTTCCGATGAATCCTCGTATATTTAGAAGATTGAAAACCTCGTTTAGTTTAACCATTGATCCATCTAATCTAACTACTAAATTACACCTTGCACATCATCTAGTCCCTTAACCATATTTCAGCACACCAAAAACTTAATGGGTAGAACAAAGAGCAATAACAACTATTCTAAATAGGCTCAAGTAATGATAATCTATCatttattaattataaataaaGTCACGATAAAAAGAATTCGTTTAAAACTATTCTAAATAGTCTCAAATAATGATAATCTATCAACTATTATAAATAAAATCACGATAAGAAGAATTCGTTTAAAACTATTCTAAATAGTCTCAAGTAATGATAATCTATCAACTACTATAAATAAAGTCACGATAAGAAGAATTCGTTTAAATCAAACTGATCTACTATGGAAAAAAAAACACATCTCCTAATAAATTAGTTCAACAAATTTATAAGAATATTTCTTATTTTTTATTCAATTGTGAATGACTCTCTCCTCCTCTTAACATGAATAACTCAATTGCGAATGAGCTTTAGCAATTATGGTAAGCTTTTAAATCTTTCATCTTGGTTAACTCTATGCTTCTTATCGCCAATTGTACCTCCTTCAAGGTGATAGTATTTATATTCACACAAAAAATGCATCATTGAAATTCTAAAAGAATATAGATAATCATCTCAACAAAAGTATAGTCTTGTCCTTATTGTCAGCTTTTCATCTCAATATTTTGCAAGTCGTCAATAATTTTATGAAATTCGGTCAATTACTTCATAATGTATTTGTTCTCCACCACCTGAAATAAGTAGAGTTATTGTTTTATACAACGATTAAAGTTTGACCCACATATCACAGTCTTGTCTCTGGTGACTTCCCTTAAAACTTTATCTTTGAGGGACAAGATAATGATATTTTTTGCATTACCATGTAATATGATTATCAATACTTTAACTAAGTACAATCGATTACGGATATCAACACATGAACCGTAATGAAGTTAACCTCAACGACACAAAATAAATGCTTAACACATAATCAATAAATGGGCATCAACCCTTAAACCCTAATTGCATAATGTCAACGCCAATTTTTTGTTCAAATGCACATACATCATGATTAATATGTAGAATCAACTTACATTATTACATATTGAATCATATCAATTTGCTTATTCCAATTACATCAATTTTAACTATCTGTGTAAATCTCATATATGTTAATTGAACGAAgttaatatataatatatatacatataaaCATGTTATTATATCATTACATGATTTAATGGATTCATAGTTCCTCTTTAGGATACAAGACAAAATATGATTCATAATCATAAAAAACACGTAACCACACAAAACCGATTCATGGTTTTGTAAATAGCTCTAATAACACGGTAGGAAAATTGCAAATGATCAAGGTAAACACAACATATAAAATTACAAAATTTCTCTTATGATACATCTTTATAAATAATCATGACTCAGTGATTGATTAATCACCTCTTATAGGACATAATCTTTGATTGTCAAAACTGATTAATCACGAGCGTCGCATGAACGATAGCACCTCTACACTATCCACACGAATAAAATATGCAACCAGATGGTCTTTTGCGTACAATGCTAGCTTTAAACGAATAAAAGTGTTAGAAAAAAAAACGAATTTGACATCCTAGTGCGGTTAGGGTTTTATGAATACGTTAATGAAATGAAGTGCATGTTTGGTATCATGGTGGCTCACGATGAAGAAGAAAAATGAGTGTTGTACTTGTTGAGAATGTATTAAGTGTGAGTAGTGTGAGTAATAGTCTCACATTGGATGGAAATGTGGAGACTTGAatatttataagtgagagaacccatCTGTAATGACctgattttatttaaattattttttgtaATTTAATTATGTGATAGTTGTGGTTGTATTTTGTTGATTGGTGTTTTGATGTATTGTGTATCCTTGGTGTAAGGTGGTTGCCTTAGAAATTAAGGTGTTGGGGAATGTGTGAGCAAAAATGTAGAAGAGGGGTGTGGtgaataaaattaattaattatattagttattatttagttaattaattaatattagatgaatattaatttaattatttaaattgagtggattattattattattattattattattattattattgttgttgttgttgttaagaAATTAGTGATAATATAACAAGTTAACAAAATAATAAGAGttataataaaaatagaaaatgagATTTGGGATAGAAACTTAGAGAACATAATATTTGgaagaaaagagaagaaacagagaaagggagaagaagaggctagggctcaaggggagaattcaccattgttgaaaGTTAAAGAGTCAACTGTTATGAACACTAAGGTAAGGATGAGGTTCTGATTATCTAAGGGTTAACATGATGATGGTGGGTAGATTATGCCATGTAGGTTTTGTGTTTTCTTCTCTATGTTCATGATCACAGTGATATTTGTTAATTgttaaattgtgtgaatgatgaattgTTGTTGTTAGAATCATAAAATTGATTGGATTGGTGTTGTCAAAGTTGTATGATTGAGGTTGTTTCGAGTCAAAGTCAGAACTGAGTTATGATGGTTTTCGGTGTAAATAAGTTGAGGTTTTGAACTTGGGAAAAGTGAATTTCGTGTTAAAATATGGTGAAAGTGATTTGTAAGAAAAATGATATTTTGGGATAATTTGATGTGAATTTCGTTTTGAAAAAGTTGTAGAAAAAGTATCTCTGCAACAGTGTAATCGGTTATCAAAATTGGAGTAACTGGTTATACTGCTTAAAAACACGTTTTTCGGCAAAATTTGAAGGATGTAACTGGTTACAGGTTTCTGGGTAACCGACTACCCCGTGTAACAGAGGTCACGCAGGGACTAGGATTGAGGGTGTAATCAGTTACTAGTTTTTGAGTAACCGGTTACCGTGTGTGTGTGACAGTGTGGGTTGCACTACTCGATATAGTGTAACCGGTTACTGGTTTTAGGGTAACCAATTACACTGGGAGCAATTGCTTAAAAACTTTAAAAATTTATAACTTTTGTTCCGAGTGTCCGATTCGAGTGTCGTTCGAAGCGTTAGAAAGATGAGAGCATATACTGTCATTTAAAATTAGTTTCAGTACCTGAAATTGAATATTTTTTTCTGTGTGATGGTGTTGATATGTATTGAAATGTTTATGTGATGGTGTGACATAACCTTAAATGCATTGTTGTTG is a window of Lathyrus oleraceus cultivar Zhongwan6 chromosome 6, CAAS_Psat_ZW6_1.0, whole genome shotgun sequence DNA encoding:
- the LOC127095291 gene encoding uncharacterized protein LOC127095291, with amino-acid sequence MEEGNRGTIMITNDDGIDAPGLRALVTALVATNLYNIQVCAPDSEKSAVSHCITWTHPVAAKKVHIDGTTAYAVSGTPADCTSLGISKALFPTVADLVLSGINMGNNCGYHIIYSGTVAGAREAFFYDIPSISISYDWAKATSNLHDFTLAAQACIPVISALLADIKNQRYPHKCFLNIDIPSNVANHKGYKLTKQGKSIIKMGWKQIASETEGRKMSSDMTTADVAARSDFNTSSISPESLLFAREVRGAQHDHDDTDHKCLQEGYITVTPLAAISQAEEDCQNYFKNWLQNVSESPSSLAL